Proteins from a genomic interval of Nasonia vitripennis strain AsymCx chromosome 3, Nvit_psr_1.1, whole genome shotgun sequence:
- the LOC100463145 gene encoding uncharacterized protein LOC100463145 isoform X2 yields MGKWRESKSEFYEDRLFVINKKFLQILGRWPYQAKRSRIFLLSLYFVGILTVVVAELIHFVRVIRIKDIPKIIDCLPALIFTYGAMVMIFNSMIKFAEMRQILGKIEENWLSARDAEEYALLKEFAEEGRFLIIGYTLGVFSVHNRLPGDVFPGAAGAADFRQAFAAQRVPADQDLPRSRVPGGPQEVLHGHLPAQHAGGLLGHLDRARDRRLLRHDRPARLQHVRRAGAENRENRLGLAGEDRERANHRVPQVAQELHRVRRADRVFVHGLAVAAALSQHGRDKRDGRADHKPQGAARGDAQVLAEQPVGDDAALLHLVARPEDDRPQPPRARASVMREVQRRLVRAAGGLEEASAADAAQELEGLPHHGRRHVPHEFRDLLQGELSRLYKNNLAVHLSLSLSLALPRSVPAHADFDVLLYHDSVDAVNFPSMYANKV; encoded by the exons ATGGGCAAGTGGCGCGAGTCGAAGAGCGAGTTTTACGAGGATCGGCTGTTTGtaataaataagaaatttcTGCAGATACTCGGACGCTGGCCGTATCAAGCCAAGCGTTCCCGGATCTTTCTTCTCAGTCTGTATTTCGTTGGGATTTTAACGGTCGTCGTGGCAGAG CTGATACACTTTGTACGAGTGATACGGATAAAGGATATTCCAAAAATAATCGATTGCCTGCCGGCGCTGATCTTCACCTATGGCGCGATGGTCATGATATTCAACAGCATGATAAAGTTCGCCGAG ATGCGGCAAATACTCGGGAAAATCGAGGAGAACTGGCTGAGCGCGAGGGACGCCGAGGAGTACGCGCTGCTGAAGGAGTTCGCGGAGGAGGGCAGATTCCTGATAATCGGCTACACGC TGGGAGTTTTCAGTGTGCATAATCGGCTCCCTGGCGACGTATTCCCTGGAGCCGCTGGTGCCGCAGATTTTAGACAAGCTTTCGCCGCTCAACGAGTCCCGGCCGATCAAGACCTTCCTCGAAGTCGAGTACCTGGTGGACCACAGGAGGTACTACACGGCCATTTACCTGCACAACATGCAGGCGGCCTGCTGGGTCATCTTGACCGTGCTCGCGATCGACGCTTACTTCGTCATGATCGTCCAGCACGCTTGCAGCATGTTCGCCGTGCTGGG GCTGAGAATCGGGAAAATCGGCTCGGGCTCGCCGGAGAGGATCGCGAGCGGGCGAATCATCGAGTGCCTCAAGTTGCACAAGAGCTGCATCGA GTTCGCCGGGCTGATCGAGTCTTCGTTCACGGCCTCGCTGTTGCTGCAGCTCTTTCTCAACATGGTCGTGATAAGCGTGACGGGCGTGCAG ACCATAAACCGCAGGGAGCAGCCCGGGGAGATGCTCAAGTTCTCGCTGAGCAGCCTGTCGGTGATGACGCGGCTCTTCTACATCTCGTGGCCCGGCCAGAAGATGATCGACCACAGCCTCCGCGTGCGAGAGCTAGTGTAATGAGAGAG GTGCAGCGTCGCTTGGTACGAGCTGCCGGCGGGCTCGAGGAGGCttctgctgctgatgctgctcaGGAGCTCGAGGGCTTGCCACATCACGGCCGGCGGCATGTTCCCCATGAATTTCGAGACTTACTGCAGGGTGAGCTTTCGaggctttataaaaataacttggccgtccatctctctctctctctctctctcgctctcccccGCTCTGTTCCAGCTCATGCAGACTTCGATGTCCTACTTTACCATGATTCTGTCGACGCAGTGAATTTCCCATCGATGTATGCCAATAAAGTTTAG
- the LOC100463145 gene encoding uncharacterized protein LOC100463145 isoform X9 produces the protein MVMIFNSMIKFAEMRQILGKIEENWLSARDAEEYALLKEFAEEGRFLIIGYTRNARIYDVHNRLPGDVFPGAAGAADFRQAFAAQRVPADQDLPRSRVPGGPQEVLHGHLPAQHAGGLLGHLDRARDRRLLRHDRPARLQHVRRAGAENRENRLGLAGEDRERANHRVPQVAQELHRVRRADRVFVHGLAVAAALSQHGRDKRDGRADHKPQGAARGDAQVLAEQPVGDDAALLHLVARPEDDRPQPPRARASVMREVQRRLVRAAGGLEEASAADAAQELEGLPHHGRRHVPHEFRDLLQGELSRLYKNNLAVHLSLSLSLALPRSVPAHADFDVLLYHDSVDAVNFPSMYANKV, from the exons ATGGTCATGATATTCAACAGCATGATAAAGTTCGCCGAG ATGCGGCAAATACTCGGGAAAATCGAGGAGAACTGGCTGAGCGCGAGGGACGCCGAGGAGTACGCGCTGCTGAAGGAGTTCGCGGAGGAGGGCAGATTCCTGATAATCGGCTACACGCGTAATGCACGAATTTACGA TGTGCATAATCGGCTCCCTGGCGACGTATTCCCTGGAGCCGCTGGTGCCGCAGATTTTAGACAAGCTTTCGCCGCTCAACGAGTCCCGGCCGATCAAGACCTTCCTCGAAGTCGAGTACCTGGTGGACCACAGGAGGTACTACACGGCCATTTACCTGCACAACATGCAGGCGGCCTGCTGGGTCATCTTGACCGTGCTCGCGATCGACGCTTACTTCGTCATGATCGTCCAGCACGCTTGCAGCATGTTCGCCGTGCTGGG GCTGAGAATCGGGAAAATCGGCTCGGGCTCGCCGGAGAGGATCGCGAGCGGGCGAATCATCGAGTGCCTCAAGTTGCACAAGAGCTGCATCGA GTTCGCCGGGCTGATCGAGTCTTCGTTCACGGCCTCGCTGTTGCTGCAGCTCTTTCTCAACATGGTCGTGATAAGCGTGACGGGCGTGCAG ACCATAAACCGCAGGGAGCAGCCCGGGGAGATGCTCAAGTTCTCGCTGAGCAGCCTGTCGGTGATGACGCGGCTCTTCTACATCTCGTGGCCCGGCCAGAAGATGATCGACCACAGCCTCCGCGTGCGAGAGCTAGTGTAATGAGAGAG GTGCAGCGTCGCTTGGTACGAGCTGCCGGCGGGCTCGAGGAGGCttctgctgctgatgctgctcaGGAGCTCGAGGGCTTGCCACATCACGGCCGGCGGCATGTTCCCCATGAATTTCGAGACTTACTGCAGGGTGAGCTTTCGaggctttataaaaataacttggccgtccatctctctctctctctctctctcgctctcccccGCTCTGTTCCAGCTCATGCAGACTTCGATGTCCTACTTTACCATGATTCTGTCGACGCAGTGAATTTCCCATCGATGTATGCCAATAAAGTTTAG
- the LOC100463145 gene encoding odorant receptor 43a isoform X8, producing MGKWRESKSEFYEDRLFVINKKFLQILGRWPYQAKRSRIFLLSLYFVGILTVVVAELIHFVRVIRIKDIPKIIDCLPALIFTYGAMVMIFNSMIKFAEMRQILGKIEENWLSARDAEEYALLKEFAEEGRFLIIGYTLCIIGSLATYSLEPLVPQILDKLSPLNESRPIKTFLEVEYLVDHRRYYTAIYLHNMQAACWVILTVLAIDAYFVMIVQHACSMFAVLGLRIGKIGSGSPERIASGRIIECLKLHKSCIEFAGLIESSFTASLLLQLFLNMVVISVTGVQTINRREQPGEMLKFSLSSLSVMTRLFYISWPGQKMIDHSLRVRELVCSVAWYELPAGSRRLLLLMLLRSSRACHITAGGMFPMNFETYCRLMQTSMSYFTMILSTQ from the exons ATGGGCAAGTGGCGCGAGTCGAAGAGCGAGTTTTACGAGGATCGGCTGTTTGtaataaataagaaatttcTGCAGATACTCGGACGCTGGCCGTATCAAGCCAAGCGTTCCCGGATCTTTCTTCTCAGTCTGTATTTCGTTGGGATTTTAACGGTCGTCGTGGCAGAG CTGATACACTTTGTACGAGTGATACGGATAAAGGATATTCCAAAAATAATCGATTGCCTGCCGGCGCTGATCTTCACCTATGGCGCGATGGTCATGATATTCAACAGCATGATAAAGTTCGCCGAG ATGCGGCAAATACTCGGGAAAATCGAGGAGAACTGGCTGAGCGCGAGGGACGCCGAGGAGTACGCGCTGCTGAAGGAGTTCGCGGAGGAGGGCAGATTCCTGATAATCGGCTACACGC TGTGCATAATCGGCTCCCTGGCGACGTATTCCCTGGAGCCGCTGGTGCCGCAGATTTTAGACAAGCTTTCGCCGCTCAACGAGTCCCGGCCGATCAAGACCTTCCTCGAAGTCGAGTACCTGGTGGACCACAGGAGGTACTACACGGCCATTTACCTGCACAACATGCAGGCGGCCTGCTGGGTCATCTTGACCGTGCTCGCGATCGACGCTTACTTCGTCATGATCGTCCAGCACGCTTGCAGCATGTTCGCCGTGCTGGG GCTGAGAATCGGGAAAATCGGCTCGGGCTCGCCGGAGAGGATCGCGAGCGGGCGAATCATCGAGTGCCTCAAGTTGCACAAGAGCTGCATCGA GTTCGCCGGGCTGATCGAGTCTTCGTTCACGGCCTCGCTGTTGCTGCAGCTCTTTCTCAACATGGTCGTGATAAGCGTGACGGGCGTGCAG ACCATAAACCGCAGGGAGCAGCCCGGGGAGATGCTCAAGTTCTCGCTGAGCAGCCTGTCGGTGATGACGCGGCTCTTCTACATCTCGTGGCCCGGCCAGAAGATGATCGACCACAGCCTCCGCGTGCGAGAGCTAGT GTGCAGCGTCGCTTGGTACGAGCTGCCGGCGGGCTCGAGGAGGCttctgctgctgatgctgctcaGGAGCTCGAGGGCTTGCCACATCACGGCCGGCGGCATGTTCCCCATGAATTTCGAGACTTACTGCAGG CTCATGCAGACTTCGATGTCCTACTTTACCATGATTCTGTCGACGCAGTGA
- the LOC100463145 gene encoding muscle-specific protein 20 isoform X14, which produces MALERQVHAKILAKRDPEQEREAQEWIESIIGNKFPAGLPIEDVLKDGVVLCELMNKIKPGSINKVNTSGGEFKMMENINKFQKALKEYGVSDVDVFQTVDLWEKKNIAQVVTTLFALGRETYRHPEFQGPNLGPKPADECKRDFSEEQLKAGQTVIGLQAGSNKGATQAGQNMGASRKILLGK; this is translated from the exons ATGGCCCTCGAACGTCAAGTCCACGCCAAG ATCCTGGCGAAGCGCGACCCGGAGCAGGAGCGCGAGGCCCAGGAGTGGATCGAGAGCATCATCGGCAACAAGTTCCCCGCCGGCCTGCCGATCGAGGACGTCCTCAAGGACGGCGTCGTGCTCTGCGAGCTCATGAACAAGATCAAGCCCGGCTCCATCAACAAGGTCAACACCTCCGGCGGCGAGTTCAAGATGATGGAGAACATCAACAA GTTCCAGAAGGCCCTCAAGGAGTACGGAGTCAGCGACGTCGACGTCTTCCAGACCGTCGACCTGTGGGAGAAGAAGAACATCGCCCAAGTCGTGACGACCCTCTTCGCCCTCGGTCGCGAG ACCTACAGGCACCCCGAGTTCCAGGGCCCCAACCTCGGCCCCAAGCCCGCCGACGAGTGCAAGCGCGACTTCTCGGAGGAGCAGCTCAAGGCTGGCCAGACGGTGATCGGCCTGCAGGCCGGCTCCAACAAGGGAGCCACGCAGGCCGGCCAGAACATGGGCGCCTCCCGCAAAATCCTCCTCGGAAAGTGA
- the LOC100463145 gene encoding uncharacterized protein LOC100463145 isoform X12 has product MGKWRESKSEFYEDRLFVINKKFLQILGRWPYQAKRSRIFLLSLYFVGILTVVVAELIHFVRVIRIKDIPKIIDCLPALIFTYGAMVMIFNSMIKFAEVRRADRVFVHGLAVAAALSQHGRDKRDGRADHKPQGAARGDAQVLAEQPVGDDAALLHLVARPEDDRPQPPRARASVQRRLVRAAGGLEEASAADAAQELEGLPHHGRRHVPHEFRDLLQGELSRLYKNNLAVHLSLSLSLALPRSVPAHADFDVLLYHDSVDAVNFPSMYANKV; this is encoded by the exons ATGGGCAAGTGGCGCGAGTCGAAGAGCGAGTTTTACGAGGATCGGCTGTTTGtaataaataagaaatttcTGCAGATACTCGGACGCTGGCCGTATCAAGCCAAGCGTTCCCGGATCTTTCTTCTCAGTCTGTATTTCGTTGGGATTTTAACGGTCGTCGTGGCAGAG CTGATACACTTTGTACGAGTGATACGGATAAAGGATATTCCAAAAATAATCGATTGCCTGCCGGCGCTGATCTTCACCTATGGCGCGATGGTCATGATATTCAACAGCATGATAAAGTTCGCCGAG GTTCGCCGGGCTGATCGAGTCTTCGTTCACGGCCTCGCTGTTGCTGCAGCTCTTTCTCAACATGGTCGTGATAAGCGTGACGGGCGTGCAG ACCATAAACCGCAGGGAGCAGCCCGGGGAGATGCTCAAGTTCTCGCTGAGCAGCCTGTCGGTGATGACGCGGCTCTTCTACATCTCGTGGCCCGGCCAGAAGATGATCGACCACAGCCTCCGCGTGCGAGAGCTAGT GTGCAGCGTCGCTTGGTACGAGCTGCCGGCGGGCTCGAGGAGGCttctgctgctgatgctgctcaGGAGCTCGAGGGCTTGCCACATCACGGCCGGCGGCATGTTCCCCATGAATTTCGAGACTTACTGCAGGGTGAGCTTTCGaggctttataaaaataacttggccgtccatctctctctctctctctctctcgctctcccccGCTCTGTTCCAGCTCATGCAGACTTCGATGTCCTACTTTACCATGATTCTGTCGACGCAGTGAATTTCCCATCGATGTATGCCAATAAAGTTTAG
- the LOC100463145 gene encoding uncharacterized protein LOC100463145 isoform X11, producing the protein MHEFTRVGVFSVHNRLPGDVFPGAAGAADFRQAFAAQRVPADQDLPRSRVPGGPQEVLHGHLPAQHAGGLLGHLDRARDRRLLRHDRPARLQHVRRAGAENRENRLGLAGEDRERANHRVPQVAQELHRVRRADRVFVHGLAVAAALSQHGRDKRDGRADHKPQGAARGDAQVLAEQPVGDDAALLHLVARPEDDRPQPPRARASVMREVQRRLVRAAGGLEEASAADAAQELEGLPHHGRRHVPHEFRDLLQGELSRLYKNNLAVHLSLSLSLALPRSVPAHADFDVLLYHDSVDAVNFPSMYANKV; encoded by the exons ATGCACGAATTTACGA GAGTGGGAGTTTTCAGTGTGCATAATCGGCTCCCTGGCGACGTATTCCCTGGAGCCGCTGGTGCCGCAGATTTTAGACAAGCTTTCGCCGCTCAACGAGTCCCGGCCGATCAAGACCTTCCTCGAAGTCGAGTACCTGGTGGACCACAGGAGGTACTACACGGCCATTTACCTGCACAACATGCAGGCGGCCTGCTGGGTCATCTTGACCGTGCTCGCGATCGACGCTTACTTCGTCATGATCGTCCAGCACGCTTGCAGCATGTTCGCCGTGCTGGG GCTGAGAATCGGGAAAATCGGCTCGGGCTCGCCGGAGAGGATCGCGAGCGGGCGAATCATCGAGTGCCTCAAGTTGCACAAGAGCTGCATCGA GTTCGCCGGGCTGATCGAGTCTTCGTTCACGGCCTCGCTGTTGCTGCAGCTCTTTCTCAACATGGTCGTGATAAGCGTGACGGGCGTGCAG ACCATAAACCGCAGGGAGCAGCCCGGGGAGATGCTCAAGTTCTCGCTGAGCAGCCTGTCGGTGATGACGCGGCTCTTCTACATCTCGTGGCCCGGCCAGAAGATGATCGACCACAGCCTCCGCGTGCGAGAGCTAGTGTAATGAGAGAG GTGCAGCGTCGCTTGGTACGAGCTGCCGGCGGGCTCGAGGAGGCttctgctgctgatgctgctcaGGAGCTCGAGGGCTTGCCACATCACGGCCGGCGGCATGTTCCCCATGAATTTCGAGACTTACTGCAGGGTGAGCTTTCGaggctttataaaaataacttggccgtccatctctctctctctctctctctcgctctcccccGCTCTGTTCCAGCTCATGCAGACTTCGATGTCCTACTTTACCATGATTCTGTCGACGCAGTGAATTTCCCATCGATGTATGCCAATAAAGTTTAG